Genomic window (Alteromonas pelagimontana):
CAGGTCTTACCCCAGTCAGCTTTTGAGGAGAGACGTAATGAACTATCAGGCTTATGAGTATCTGACACGCGGTGCATATATTATGCATGAAGGACTTAGCCTAATGAATGACATTGCGAGTCATCCTTCCAATCTTCTTTCCCACACTCTGCCCGGCCGCCTTACCCGCGCTTCGCTGGAAACTGCAATGCGGCTGACACAACGCTACGAAAAGCTGGGGTTCAATATCGACGAGATAAAAATAGAGAACAAACGCTGCCGCGTAAAAGAAGATGTAGTATTTAGTAAACCTTTCTGTGACCTGATCCACTTTAACCGTGTGGGCGTGAAAGACGACCATAAGGTCTTGTTGGTCGCGCCGTTATCAGGCCATTTTGCCACGTTATTAAAAGGCACGGTTGAAGCATTGTTGCCGGATCACGAGATTTATGTGACCGATTGGGCTGATGCCCGGGAAGTTCCTTTAGCAGAAGGGCCTTTTACCTTTGATTGTTACGTAGAATACCTCATCGAGTTTCTGGAATTTTTGGGCCCCGGCACGCATATGATTGCAATATGCCAACCTACCGTGCAAGCCATTATTGCAACAGCGGTGATGGCAGAAAAACAAAATAAGTGCGTACCCAAATCACTCACGTTGATGGCCGGTCCTCTGGATACCAGTAAAAATCCAACGCGAGTCAATGAATTTGCGGAAGAACGCTCTATGTCCTGGTTCAGAAACGTGGCTATTATGAAGGTTCCGTATGGCTACCCCGGTGAAGGGCGACGGGTATATCCCGGCTTTATGCAACTGGGCGGTTTTATCAGCATGAATCATCAGGGCCATATGCAAAAATATATGAGCTTTTTCCAAAACCTCGTGTTTGGTGAAGAAGAAGATGCCGATCGTTTTCGCGCGTTTTATGATGAATACATGGCGGTACTCGATATGCCAGCCGAATTTTATCTTGAAACCATTGAGCGAGTTTTCAAAAATAATGAGATTGCTCGTGGGGCCATTACTTACAAGGGCGAACCGGTAAACTTTGAAGCCATCGATAACACTGCCTTATTGACGGTGGAAGGTGCAGATGATGATATCTGCGGTTTAGGCCAGACTGAAGCAGCTCAGGATATCTGCAAAAACATTCCCAAATCTATGCGTCGTCATCACATTCAGCAAGGCGCCGGTCACTATGGAATTTTTAGTGGTTCCAAGTTCAGAAGGCATATTCGTCCTCTTATAACGGATTTTATTCACAAATACGCGTAGTTAAAGACCTTGTCGCTTGGACAGATTTCTCCTCGCTAACATACCGCCACTTGAGGTAGCATGGTGATCTAACCAGCAAAGGTGGATGTTATGAAACGCACATTATCGTGTGGGCTGCGCATTTCTATTCTGTCGCTTTTGACAGCGATTTCTTCAGCCCATGCCGCCAGTAATTTTAATGAATGTAAAACCGCACTTGCCGAAAAAGCAGTGTCGCAAGGTGTTGATGCCGAACTCGCAAAGCAGGTGTTTGACGAAATTAGCTTCCAGCCTCGGGTCATTGAGCTGGATAGAAGCCAGCCCGAGTTTGTGCAGACCTTTCCTGGGTATTATAGCAAACGGGTAACCCCGTGGCGCATCAACAAAGGCCACGAGATGTATGAAAAGCATCGGCAACTGTTGCAGCAACTAAACGATAAGTATGGCGTTCCGCCACATTATCTCGTTGCTTTCTGGGGGCTCGAGACAAATTTCGGCACCTATAAAGGCACCATGCCGGTGCTGGATTCCCTTACCACCCTTGCTTGCGACGAGAGAAGAAGCAATTATTTTACGCAGGAACTGATGGTTGCCATTGCTCTTCTTGAACGGGAAGCGCTGGAGCCTGCCAACATGGTAGGTTCATGGGCCGGGGCGATGGGGCATACGCAATTTATGCCCTCGGCTTATAGCCGTTACGCCATTGATGGTGACGGCGACGGCAAAATTAACTTATGGGACAGTGAAGAAGATGCATTGTCTTCTGCTGCAAACTTTCTTTCTCAGCTTGGGTGGCAGCCAGGTTTTCGCTGGGGTCGTGAAATTACTTTACCAGAAGATTTTGATTATCGGCTGACGGGTTATAAACAACAGCGCAGCCTTTCGCAGTGGAATAAATTGGGTATTACCAAAGCAGATGGCAGCCCTCTTGGCGAAGGTGAAACGGAAGGCTACGTGGTGGTGCCAGCCGGTCATAAAGGCCCTGCTTTTATGGCATATAAAAACTTCCGCGTGATTATGCGCTGGAATAATTCTGAATTTTACGCCATCGCGGTAGGCAAACTGGCAGATCGAATCGCGGGCGAATCTGGTTTGATGGCGTCGCT
Coding sequences:
- a CDS encoding lytic murein transglycosylase, whose translation is MKRTLSCGLRISILSLLTAISSAHAASNFNECKTALAEKAVSQGVDAELAKQVFDEISFQPRVIELDRSQPEFVQTFPGYYSKRVTPWRINKGHEMYEKHRQLLQQLNDKYGVPPHYLVAFWGLETNFGTYKGTMPVLDSLTTLACDERRSNYFTQELMVAIALLEREALEPANMVGSWAGAMGHTQFMPSAYSRYAIDGDGDGKINLWDSEEDALSSAANFLSQLGWQPGFRWGREITLPEDFDYRLTGYKQQRSLSQWNKLGITKADGSPLGEGETEGYVVVPAGHKGPAFMAYKNFRVIMRWNNSEFYAIAVGKLADRIAGESGLMASLPELPAYSRDDIIRLQKTLNEKGFDVGKPDGIIGPATRVGIREYQIKNDMIADGFPGLDVMRAMGVTPAADSTS
- a CDS encoding polyhydroxyalkanoate depolymerase, which encodes MNYQAYEYLTRGAYIMHEGLSLMNDIASHPSNLLSHTLPGRLTRASLETAMRLTQRYEKLGFNIDEIKIENKRCRVKEDVVFSKPFCDLIHFNRVGVKDDHKVLLVAPLSGHFATLLKGTVEALLPDHEIYVTDWADAREVPLAEGPFTFDCYVEYLIEFLEFLGPGTHMIAICQPTVQAIIATAVMAEKQNKCVPKSLTLMAGPLDTSKNPTRVNEFAEERSMSWFRNVAIMKVPYGYPGEGRRVYPGFMQLGGFISMNHQGHMQKYMSFFQNLVFGEEEDADRFRAFYDEYMAVLDMPAEFYLETIERVFKNNEIARGAITYKGEPVNFEAIDNTALLTVEGADDDICGLGQTEAAQDICKNIPKSMRRHHIQQGAGHYGIFSGSKFRRHIRPLITDFIHKYA